A region of Granulicella aggregans DNA encodes the following proteins:
- a CDS encoding winged helix-turn-helix domain-containing protein: MGTFDRSIDNHVSNLRKKLGPLPDGSERIRSVRGSGYLYAGELSVETA, translated from the coding sequence CTGGGAACGTTTGATCGGAGCATCGACAACCACGTCAGCAACCTGCGCAAAAAGCTCGGGCCGTTACCGGATGGCAGCGAGCGCATCCGTAGCGTTCGCGGATCGGGCTACCTCTACGCTGGTGAACTGAGCGTGGAGACGGCGTGA
- a CDS encoding AraC family transcriptional regulator, producing MHEVRQYRNPLLGVEAVSLRSVRQFPRHSHDQFGIGVINSGGHRSWSCLGWVEAVRGDIIMVNPGEMHDGSSLDGKPRGWNMLYFEPQIASQILAEDQSTAVHTLLPNARDRYQAVRVRRLFDAVADPQPDGLHIDEELVIAVSYAFRHHGGHRPSPFPGLPCVRRIVTLIDREPERPFSLQAMADIAGVSRFHLLRGFSRVTGVNPHAYILQRRVRLARRLVAAGWELGEASIEAGFADQSHMTRAFVRQLGITPARYRQAVAGTKSRTISFKTACPKPSTIST from the coding sequence ATGCACGAAGTCCGTCAATATCGGAACCCTCTCCTCGGGGTCGAAGCGGTAAGCCTCAGATCTGTCCGCCAGTTTCCTCGTCATTCCCATGATCAGTTTGGAATAGGCGTTATCAATTCAGGAGGCCATCGCTCCTGGAGCTGTCTCGGTTGGGTGGAAGCCGTGCGCGGGGACATCATTATGGTCAATCCGGGAGAGATGCACGACGGAAGTTCTCTTGATGGAAAGCCTCGCGGCTGGAATATGCTTTACTTCGAGCCGCAGATCGCCTCTCAGATCTTAGCTGAAGATCAATCCACCGCAGTCCATACTCTTCTCCCAAACGCGCGTGACCGTTATCAAGCTGTACGCGTCCGACGGTTGTTCGACGCCGTTGCTGATCCACAACCGGATGGCTTGCACATCGACGAAGAGCTGGTCATAGCCGTTAGTTACGCGTTCCGCCATCACGGCGGTCATCGTCCCTCTCCCTTCCCGGGTCTGCCTTGCGTCCGCCGAATCGTAACCCTTATAGATCGCGAACCTGAGAGACCGTTTTCACTGCAAGCAATGGCGGACATCGCGGGAGTCAGCCGCTTTCATCTTCTTAGGGGATTTTCTCGTGTGACCGGGGTAAACCCCCACGCCTACATCCTGCAGCGGCGTGTTCGACTTGCACGCCGTCTTGTCGCTGCGGGATGGGAGCTGGGCGAAGCCAGCATCGAGGCAGGCTTCGCCGATCAAAGTCACATGACACGCGCCTTCGTGCGACAACTTGGGATAACACCAGCGCGGTATCGACAGGCTGTCGCAGGGACGAAAAGCAGAACAATTTCGTTCAAGACGGCATGCCCAAAGCCTTCGACAATCAGCACATGA
- a CDS encoding GNAT family N-acetyltransferase, which translates to MPKAFDNQHMIRPCGEDDFDEIWTIINDGASAYRGIIPADRWNEPYMTREKLRQEIHDGVDFWGADEDGTMAAVMGVQDVLDVTLIRHAYVRTSKRRHGLGGELLRHLQALTTRTVLIGTWADADWAIRFYEKHGFRLVPAGEKEQLLRRYWKIPTRQIETSVVLSSGTLPP; encoded by the coding sequence ATGCCCAAAGCCTTCGACAATCAGCACATGATTCGACCGTGCGGTGAAGACGATTTCGATGAAATCTGGACCATCATCAATGATGGGGCGTCGGCGTACCGAGGCATTATCCCCGCCGACCGCTGGAATGAGCCGTACATGACTCGTGAGAAGCTCCGTCAGGAGATACACGACGGTGTGGACTTCTGGGGCGCGGACGAGGATGGTACGATGGCGGCTGTGATGGGAGTTCAGGACGTGCTCGACGTCACTCTAATCAGACATGCTTACGTGCGCACGAGCAAACGTCGGCACGGCTTGGGCGGTGAACTGCTTCGACATCTTCAGGCGCTCACCACGCGGACGGTTCTTATCGGCACCTGGGCGGACGCGGATTGGGCTATCCGTTTTTACGAGAAACACGGCTTTCGACTCGTTCCAGCCGGAGAGAAGGAGCAGCTTCTCCGGAGGTATTGGAAGATACCCACTCGTCAGATAGAAACGTCGGTGGTGCTTTCCTCGGGTACGCTTCCACCCTAG
- a CDS encoding NAD(P)-dependent oxidoreductase, whose product MNIGFLHSGESEFNNLLLGRLNGCLRGHTVLSWLADEKAPSKDFDVLLVNGDLGSNQMEGQPNLKLIQTTNTGYESIDIASATELGIWVSYAPSGLTGNATSVAEFAILLILASSRHLSQIVTSVHGGQAYAPYLSSALNGKTVCIVGLGSIGRQIVERLRPFGVLILATDEHPEDAPSDVTAFPAEKLEVAVADADYVVLCVRASKENEGLVSASVLRSMKHGAVLINVARGSLVDEGALLSALKDGHISAIGLDVVRNEPLDQANPLLRVPQALVTPHIAAYTDLMLSGTVDYIFQVIRDFEAERKPASVLNNPARPRLALREDQSLFSLQ is encoded by the coding sequence ATGAATATTGGTTTCCTGCACAGCGGCGAAAGTGAATTCAATAATTTGCTACTGGGACGCCTGAATGGCTGTCTCAGAGGGCACACTGTCCTCTCGTGGCTCGCGGATGAAAAAGCGCCGTCGAAGGATTTTGATGTGCTCCTCGTGAATGGCGATTTGGGCAGTAATCAGATGGAGGGACAGCCAAACCTGAAACTCATCCAAACAACCAATACAGGGTATGAAAGCATCGATATCGCTTCAGCGACCGAGTTGGGTATCTGGGTCTCATACGCACCTTCGGGCCTGACTGGGAATGCAACATCAGTGGCCGAATTTGCGATTCTGCTCATCCTCGCATCATCACGGCATCTTAGCCAGATAGTCACCTCGGTTCATGGTGGTCAAGCGTATGCCCCATACCTTTCTTCTGCATTGAATGGAAAGACGGTATGCATCGTAGGTCTCGGCAGCATCGGGAGACAGATCGTGGAGCGTCTCCGTCCATTTGGAGTCCTGATACTAGCGACGGATGAGCACCCTGAAGATGCGCCGTCTGACGTCACGGCATTTCCAGCCGAAAAACTGGAAGTCGCTGTAGCTGACGCTGACTATGTAGTGCTCTGTGTCCGGGCCAGCAAAGAAAACGAGGGGCTAGTGAGTGCATCGGTTTTGCGCTCGATGAAGCATGGGGCGGTTCTGATCAACGTTGCGCGTGGGTCGCTGGTCGATGAAGGAGCACTTCTTTCAGCCCTGAAAGACGGTCACATCTCCGCCATCGGTCTCGATGTCGTACGGAACGAGCCACTCGATCAGGCAAACCCGCTTCTCCGGGTTCCTCAAGCTCTCGTCACACCTCATATCGCTGCGTATACAGACCTCATGCTTTCCGGAACCGTCGACTATATCTTCCAGGTGATCAGAGACTTTGAGGCTGAAAGGAAGCCAGCGTCGGTTTTGAACAACCCAGCGAGACCACGACTTGCGCTGAGAGAAGATCAAAGTCTCTTCAGCTTGCAGTAG